The Chloroflexia bacterium SDU3-3 genome has a segment encoding these proteins:
- a CDS encoding HAMP domain-containing histidine kinase, translated as MMVWRQLRWQIVGAQMGVVLVGVATLVAGAHLVTTATVTPELLPLIRHVVTQALAFAALASALVGLATALLLTRQIMRPLREIAASSQRIADGHYEERVGVPSSDELRMMAESFNQMAAALGQVEQQRVALLGNMAHELRTPLAGLEGYVEGLIDGVFAGDAETLAMMQRELRRMRRLVDDLQALSRVEAGQIALAPTCFDLAEVARAAVAQLRPQLMGGGLSLDLDAAGAVMVYADRDRTTQILLNVIGNAISYTPERGQIRVAVRAGGGVGLVEVTDTGVGIPPEALPYLFERFYRVDSSRSRASGGSGIGLTIARHLAWAMGGDVRAASVGPGQGSTFTLELPTPGG; from the coding sequence ATGATGGTGTGGCGGCAGCTGCGGTGGCAGATCGTGGGGGCGCAGATGGGGGTGGTGCTGGTGGGCGTTGCCACGCTGGTGGCGGGTGCGCATCTGGTGACAACGGCCACGGTGACGCCGGAGCTGCTGCCGCTCATCCGGCATGTGGTGACGCAGGCCTTGGCCTTTGCCGCGCTGGCCTCGGCGCTGGTGGGGCTGGCCACGGCGCTGCTGCTGACGCGCCAGATCATGCGCCCGCTGCGCGAGATCGCCGCCAGCAGCCAGCGGATCGCCGATGGGCACTACGAGGAGCGTGTGGGCGTGCCCTCCAGCGATGAGCTGCGGATGATGGCCGAGAGCTTCAACCAGATGGCGGCGGCGCTGGGGCAGGTGGAGCAGCAGCGGGTGGCGCTGCTGGGCAACATGGCCCACGAGCTGCGCACACCGCTGGCTGGGCTAGAGGGCTATGTGGAGGGGCTGATCGATGGGGTGTTTGCGGGCGACGCCGAGACGCTGGCCATGATGCAGCGCGAGCTGCGGCGCATGCGACGGCTGGTGGATGATCTGCAGGCGCTTTCGCGGGTGGAGGCCGGGCAGATCGCGCTTGCGCCCACGTGCTTCGATCTGGCCGAGGTGGCGCGGGCGGCGGTGGCCCAGCTGCGCCCGCAGCTGATGGGCGGCGGGCTGTCGCTCGATCTGGATGCGGCGGGGGCCGTGATGGTGTATGCCGACCGCGACCGGACTACCCAGATTCTGCTCAATGTTATCGGCAATGCTATCAGCTACACGCCAGAGCGCGGCCAGATCCGCGTGGCGGTGCGCGCGGGGGGCGGGGTGGGTCTGGTGGAGGTGACCGATACGGGCGTGGGCATCCCGCCGGAGGCGCTGCCCTACCTGTTCGAGCGCTTCTACCGCGTGGACTCCTCGCGGTCGCGGGCCAGCGGCGGCAGCGGCATCGGGCTGACCATCGCGCGGCACTTGGCGTGGGCCATGGGCGGCGACGTGCGGGCCGCAAGCGTGGGGCCGGGCCAGGGCAGCACGTTCACGCTAGAGCTGCCAACACCGGGCGGCTAG
- a CDS encoding rhodanese-like domain-containing protein: MMRACLDRRKQGATPMRVMIKAALLVGVAAALGACGAQPAAAPAQPTAAAAAAPAAPAAGGVAQWSVSDLKQQIEQDKDLFVLDVRTPEEYTGDKHIAGSHLIPLDQLEQRLAEVPMDRQVACVCRSGNRSGQACALLAAKGYTKLANMQGGMKAWLDAGYAATN; encoded by the coding sequence ATGATGAGGGCGTGTTTGGATCGTCGAAAGCAAGGAGCTACCCCTATGCGAGTAATGATCAAGGCCGCCCTGCTGGTGGGCGTGGCCGCCGCGCTGGGCGCGTGCGGCGCGCAGCCCGCCGCCGCCCCTGCCCAGCCGACCGCAGCAGCGGCGGCAGCGCCCGCTGCCCCGGCGGCTGGCGGCGTGGCCCAGTGGAGCGTGTCGGACCTAAAGCAGCAGATCGAGCAGGACAAGGATCTGTTCGTGCTGGATGTGCGGACGCCGGAGGAATACACCGGCGACAAACATATTGCGGGGTCGCACCTGATCCCGCTGGACCAGCTGGAGCAGCGGCTGGCCGAGGTGCCGATGGATAGGCAGGTGGCCTGCGTGTGCCGCTCGGGCAACCGCAGCGGGCAGGCCTGCGCGCTGCTGGCGGCCAAGGGCTACACCAAGCTGGCCAACATGCAGGGCGGGATGAAGGCGTGGCTGGACGCTGGCTACGCCGCGACGAACTAG
- a CDS encoding sulfurtransferase TusA family protein translates to MGDFDRELDVKGAKCPMPLVKSRKSLGELPVGQVLKVLTTDRGSVADFQGWAKTAKHVELVAQETADEQGQAVYIHYLRRTA, encoded by the coding sequence ATGGGCGACTTCGATAGAGAGCTGGATGTGAAAGGGGCCAAGTGCCCGATGCCGCTGGTGAAGAGCCGCAAGAGCCTGGGCGAGCTGCCGGTGGGGCAGGTGCTGAAGGTGCTGACCACCGACCGTGGCTCGGTGGCCGACTTCCAGGGCTGGGCGAAGACTGCCAAGCATGTCGAGCTGGTGGCGCAGGAGACGGCGGACGAGCAGGGCCAGGCGGTGTACATCCACTACTTGCGGCGCACCGCCTAG